CCCTCCACGCTGATGTCTTCATCTATGTCCGGCCAGCGGATGCATAGCCCGTCTCCGATAATCTCGAAGTTCCCACGCTGGTCGGGAGTTGCCTCTGAAAGCCGCCAAGACCATGCAAGAGGGACACTGATCGTCCGCCCGTCCACAAGGTGGGCCATAATCTCATCTTCAGTGATTTGGATGGTCAATAGCCTTGGTTCGATCACATTAACCGCAATGCTCATTCCATGCCTCCAAAATAGGAAAGGGGGACGGGGTTGATCTTGTGTAGCGTTGACAATAAGCACTCGGCGGAGCCAGTCGGCTGCATGGCAGGCTCATGCTCCAGCATAGCCCTCCGTCAATTGCCTCCCTCCTATGGGAAAGAAATACTCATCTCTTTCAAAGGTAACCTCAATCCGCGCGGCCAAGGACATGGAAAAACACCTCGAACTTGGTTCCGCGTCGACTCACGGGCTGGGTTGGGCCCGCTTTCTACCGTAGCGTGTGTTGCCGCTGATACACGCGAGTAAACGGAAGATTTCATGGGCGTCTCCTATTATCCTGAAAAAATCCTCATTTCTTAGGTAGTGTCTGTCCATAAAGACCCGATTTCGGACTTATAATTGGGGTCGGGATCGGTGGTTGCCGGCCCCATAGAATGATCTATTGGGTGTGCCGATGCTTTCCGGCTTCATTCGTCAATACAGGCGGCTATGATGACACACG
This region of Deltaproteobacteria bacterium genomic DNA includes:
- a CDS encoding DUF2442 domain-containing protein encodes the protein MSIAVNVIEPRLLTIQITEDEIMAHLVDGRTISVPLAWSWRLSEATPDQRGNFEIIGDGLCIRWPDIDEDISVEGMLCGSPAHRPRSKSQPQSAMATTK